AATGGACAATGGCATAGAGGAGTGATAAAACAGCTTCTTTCTGACCATGTGGAAGTCTGGTTTATGGATTTTGGCAATATTGAAGCTGTGCCATCTAGCTGCGTTCAGAAACTTAAAGTAGAGTTCATGGCATTACCAATGATTTCATTTCCATGTGCGCTGTCTTGTTTTGGTAGTCAGGAtgaaacagtaataaaaatgcagctgaaagaCCTTACACAGGCCTTGATAGGACAGACTTCTGTGTGTGTCCATATTGATTTATTCAATGACATTAAACGCTTGTATTATATTACGCTGCAAAGTAAAAATCTTGGAATTAATGCTGTGCATCCAGAAAACCTGAATGAGGCAGTTGCATCACGTGTCTCTCTTTCGGAAACAAAAATCACAAGTATTGCTGTAAACTACAAACCATGTGATGGGAGGTACGATTCATTTAAGAATTCTACTGGAAATAAACATACAAAAACCTACTTACCTGAATGGGATATTTCTTTGTCAAGTCACtgcaaaagagcagaaatgcaaGTGAATTCTTGCTATATTGCTGTTGTGGTATATGTCATAAATCCATCTGATTTCTGGATTCGAACATGTGAATATCAGAACGAATTTCAAGCCTTGATGAGAAATATTGCAGATGTATATAACGAATGTGGAGCTGATGAAATGGTCCTGAAAAACCCAGAACCTGGATTACTGTGCTGTGCCCGGTATAGCAAAGACATGTGTTATTATCGGGGTGTTGTCATTGAAGTGCTTCATGGAAAcattactgtttattttttggaCTTTGGAAATACAGATACAGTACCCTGTTACGATGTGAAGGCACTGCTTCCTGAGTTTTCTGATTTACCAGCTTTAGCTATGTGTTGTGCACTTGCTTGGACGTTTCCTGTTGACGATGTGTGGATTAAGAAGGAAATtgattttttcaaagaaattgtGTTGAACAAACTACTCCTGTTTCATGTCattggaaagcaaaacaacaagTATATTGTTCATGTGCTGTGTAAGAATGGTTTACAGCAAGGAAATGTTGCCACATGTATGGTTCAAGCTGGATGTGCTGAATACTGGGAAAAGACACTAGATTCTGTTCTAAATTCAGCAAAAAGGCGTCAAGCCCTGAATCTCcgcaaatctaaaaaaaaaaaagtaaatgcacagagcatctgtaATAGTCACAAAAATAAGGTATCCAGAAATGGAGAGagatttcagaaggaaaaatcattAAGTGTGCCTTCAGTGCTGAGGCCATCTGTTGTGCAGTCCTGTTTTGGAAAAGGTGCTGTCTCTAAAAGGTGTAAAGCGGTAGATGAGAAAAAAGTACTGTATAAAGAGTTTGTATTTAAACCAGGAGCTGTTTTTGAAGTGGTGTGTTCTTACATCATTTCCCCAACAGATTTTTCATGTCAGTTGCAAAGCAAACTGCCAGAGCTAAATAAATTAATGGAACAAATTCAGACTTACTATGAAGAGCATGCCAGTTCTTACAAAACTGGAGAGGTTGCCTGTATTGTTAAATGTCCCAAAGATGGGAAGTGGTACAGAGCAACTGTTGTGCAGCAAGTATCCACAAACGAAGTTGATGTGGTTCTTGTAGACTATGGTTATCAGGAAAGAGTTTTACTTAAAGATCTTAGAGCTGTTCTTCCAGATTTCCTAACTCTGGAAAGTCAAGCGTTTAGATGTGCACTTAAAGTACCCTTAGAGATTGACTCACTTAATTCATCTGAAGAAGTGCGTAGACATTTTGAAGACTTCATTTCTGGTTCTAGAGGACCACTGACTTGCATCATTTATGCTCTTGTTCTTGTAAGCCCCAACTGTTTATGCAATATAGTTGACCTACAGACTCCATTTATTAGTGCAGAGGAATTCCTCAGAGAACGTGGTCTCGCCCAATCTGGATGCATTGATCTGAGAAACCTTGCATCTTTGGGTTCTTTGTACAGTTTTTGCTACTCatcttttaatataaaaattggAAGTGAGGAGGAGGTTTATATAACTCATGTACATAGTCCTTCAAAATTCTATTGTCAGCTTAATCGAAACACTGAAACTATAGAGGCATTGATGAAGAAGGTTAGTGTCATAAGTGAAATGtcaaataatgcaaaatatgaTACCAGCAATATGCGATTTTGTATAGCCAGATATTTTGAAGATGGTTGCTTTTATAGAGCTTTGGCTTCTCCTGTGGAGTCAACATCCTATCTACTTGCTGACTTTGTAGATTTTGGAAATAAGAATATGATAGGGACAGACCAGTTGATGCCTATTCCAGACTTTGCGACTGACCTAATATTCACACCCATGCAAGCCATTAAATGCTGTCTCTCAGATCTTAAGGAGACAAAAATTCCAGCAAGAGTTAGTAGGTGGTTTGAGGAAACATTCATTGGTAAACTGCTGAAGGCTGTAATTGTGTCCAGAGAATCAGATGGGCAGATTGTTGTAGAGTTGTATGATGGACAGCTGAAAGTCAgtcagaaaattaaagaaaaaatattggaaGAATTGTCACTGAAAAATTATACGGAACAATTTGCTGGAAGTAATGGAGGAGTGATACATCACATAAAAGAtgacaaagaaattaataaagtaACTGTTAAAAATCTTCAAACAGTTGAATTGGAAACTAAAGTGAAATACCAAGTATATGATAAGTATTATGAGAAAAATACCAGACAGAATTTTGAAGAGGAAGAGCAAACTGCATGTAGCACACAGAAGTTGTGTAGTGGGTCCTCAAAACCACTAACTTTACAGGACAGTGAAGAACCAGGTTTTAGAAATACTGTCAGTGGTGTTCTGGAGCATAGAGAGGAACCTCTGGTTGGAGAACCTGCTTCTCAATCACTCTGTCATCCTACTTTAAATTCAAAGGAAAGAACTGTAAATACTCTCTCTGAATCTCATAATGAAAGACTAAATTATACAGGTCAGCAGGAAAGGAGTAATGAAAGCATACCTAAATTAATCAGTCTTCCTCAACCTGATATTCGCATGAATTGTGAAGTAGCAGGGTGTGTTTCTCATGTAGATAGTCCATTGAGTTTCTATGTTCAGCTTGCAGAGGATGAAAACTTAATAATACAACTAGCAGAAGAATTAAATGAAAGCATGGTGAATATAGATCATGAGAATTGGTTGGATGAGCTCATGGTAGGGGATCTTGTTGTAGCAGAGCATGACACTGATTGTTTTTACTGTAGAGTAGTTATTAAAACTCCACAATCAGGAAACTCCTTTGAGGTAGAATTCATTGACTGTGGTAATGCAGCAGTTTTTAGTCCTTCAAAAATATGCAGGATTTGGAAAAAGTTCTTAACTTTGCGAAGGCTCAGTGTTCATTGTTTCCTTAGCAGAGTAAAAAGTGTTCCTGATGAAAGCTGGACCAATGAAAGTGCTTCCTATTTTGTAAGCGAAATAAGTAACAAGCCAGTTGCTTGCAGGTTCTTACAGCAACATGGAGAGCAATGGGGAGTAGATGTAATTTGTGATGGAAAGTCTATGTCTAATaactttctgcagaaaaaaggCAGGACAAGGTGGCAAAACACACCAATGTGTAATCAGGAAAACAGGCCAAAACAAATTCTGGTTACAAATGATAATCCTCAAAACAAAGTCTAGGCATGGTTTCGGTGGTCAAAGTAAAAGTAAGGCTGTTaggatgaaaaatacttttaaagcaCCCTTAAATATTCTTCCTCAAGATCTAAATTCTGGACAGGTAGAAGGAGCAGAAGTAGTTAATATTTCAGAGAGTGGAGACTTTCatgtgcagttacttagaaatTTGCAAATATTACATGAGTTAAATGTAATGCTTATCAAAAAGAAGTACAAAGAAGTGATTTGCTTAGAGTGGATGACATTGAAGAAGGATTGGAATGCATGACAAAATCTGAAAGGAACTTAAAGTGGTATTGATCAAAAGTGATAAAGAAATTTGTCAGGGAGAAGTTAATACTAGCTTTTTTCATGGATTATGGGAAGTAT
This region of Nyctibius grandis isolate bNycGra1 chromosome 1, bNycGra1.pri, whole genome shotgun sequence genomic DNA includes:
- the TDRD15 gene encoding LOW QUALITY PROTEIN: tudor domain-containing protein 15 (The sequence of the model RefSeq protein was modified relative to this genomic sequence to represent the inferred CDS: inserted 2 bases in 2 codons; deleted 3 bases in 2 codons; substituted 1 base at 1 genomic stop codon), producing MESLAPSPDIVDMNLKITHIECHPECLVIVFQGQYKAGCELDYYILQNEIQRVFKVKGNVYVGASCLVEDTQGKWHRGRVLEKRKNICEAFLIDTGQVLVVEETHLASACDELFQLPPKVVLGVFASILPLAEKWSPKAVNYFSSLVGLQIAGHVKAVIPYQLFILEVPKIINDVLELQLGKFIDGDSFCLIVEMLRAFPQEILCKRVPRLLQRKYPVKELLTFSNSEKPTDFWPVPGDLFPRLPVGSKENVKITVAISPNKFYCQVQKWQKELEDLTRVMHLYYEAISTENNTSFDSLGLLCAAKRQNGQWHRGVIKQLLSDHVEVWFMDFGNIEAVPSSCVQKLKVEFMALPMISFPCALSCFGSQDETVIKMQLKDLTQALIGQTSVCVHIDLFNDIKRLYYITLQSKNLGINAVHPENLNEAVASRVSLSETKITSIAVNYKPCDGRYDSFKNSTGNKHTKTYLPEWDISLSSHCKRAEMQVNSCYIAVVVYVINPSDFWIRTCEYQNEFQALMRNIADVYNECGADEMVLKNPEPGLLCCARYSKDMCYYRGVVIEVLHGNITVYFLDFGNTDTVPCYDVKALLPEFSDLPALAMCCALAWTFPVDDVWIKKEIDFFKEIVLNKLLLFHVIGKQNNKYIVHVLCKNGLQQGNVATCMVQAGCAEYWEKTLDSVLNSAKRRQALNLRKSKKKKVNAQSICNSHKNKVSRNGERFQKEKSLSVPSVLRPSVVQSCFGKGAVSKRCKAVDEKKVLYKEFVFKPGAVFEVVCSYIISPTDFSCQLQSKLPELNKLMEQIQTYYEEHASSYKTGEVACIVKCPKDGKWYRATVVQQVSTNEVDVVLVDYGYQERVLLKDLRAVLPDFLTLESQAFRCALKVPLEIDSLNSSEEVRRHFEDFISGSRGPLTCIIYALVLVSPNCLCNIVDLQTPFISAEEFLRERGLAQSGCIDLRNLASLGSLYSFCYSSFNIKIGSEEEVYITHVHSPSKFYCQLNRNTETIEALMKKVSVISEMSNNAKYDTSNMRFCIARYFEDGCFYRALASPVESTSYLLADFVDFGNKNMIGTDQLMPIPDFATDLIFTPMQAIKCCLSDLKETKIPARVSRWFEETFIGKLLKAVIVSRESDGQIVVELYDGQLKVSQKIKEKILEELSLKNYTEQFAGSNGGVIHHIKDDKEINKVTVKNLQTVELETKVKYQVYDKYYEKNTRQNFEEEEQTACSTQKLCSGSSKPLTLQDSEEPGFRNTVSGVLEHREEPLVGEPASQSLCHPTLNSKERTVNTLSESHNERLNYTGQQERSNESIPKLISLPQPDIRMNCEVAGCVSHVDSPLSFYVQLAEDENLIIQLAEELNESMVNIDHENWLDELMVGDLVVAEHDTDCFYCRVVIKTPQSGNSFEVEFIDCGNAAVFSPSKICRIWKKFLTLRRLSVHCFLSRVKSVPDESWTNESASYFVSEISNKPVACRFLQQHGEQWGVDVICDGKSMSNNFLQKKGRTRWQNTPMCNQENRPKQILVTNDNPQTKSRHGFGGQSKSKAVRMKNTFKAPLNILPQDLNSGQVEGAEVVNISESGDFHVQLLRNLQILHELNVMLQKEVQRSDLLRVDDIEEGLECMTKSERNLKWYXSKVIKKFVREKLILAFFMDYGKYEMVCLNNXKVLSDEIRSVPKQAVFCKWVWFKKMEKIQFVHVVNTLLDRQVRISFLGYLESCHIWEVDISIGENLLQEYFNQFLSNCQTIVGPEKSSNTSFKVNSVTWMPLQSGRRYHGLATAVTDPSNCCIQFEVLFDCMKNLSLLHSDLPDNLPALPKELVAPGATCLMKFGLEAQWNRAEISEVTSQSGVLRFIDYGFLKSIPYSDIHKLKAISESLSYLXRLAYSCSLHDTVPAKGEYWNNEAKLLFQKLLSKPGLTFHFKHYGSEMKLEVDVLYEENNLADALIAAGHAVHSRSRCCLIPVGRIKTEKTDLQPKCPKF